The stretch of DNA CAGGGCGACGAGCTGGTTGTCGTCGGTTCTGTGAGTGGGCTGGCGCCCGGCGAAGAGTTGCACTCCGTCCGCTTCGTGGGTGAAACGGCGTATGTGGTCACCTTCCGGGTGGTCGACCCGCTCTTCACGATCGACCTCAGCGACCCGACCGCGCCGGTTGTCGAAGGGGAGTTGAAGATCCCGGGGTACTCGGACTACCTCCATCCGATCGGCGAGGGATATCTGCTCGGGATTGGCCGTGGCGCCGACATCCACTCGGGTTACTACGAGGAGATGCAGGTCTCGATCTTCGACGTCACCGACCTTACAGACCCAACGCTGCTGCATCGCTACTCGATCGATGGCGGTCGAAATACGACATCGACAGTCACGGGCCACCAGGGGATCGAAGGCGACGGCGATCATCACGCGACCGCCTACTATGCCGACGCGGGCGTCCTGACCCTTCCGATCGAGGGCCAGTACAGTTGGGGGGGCACGGAAGCACTTTACGAGCCGGGCGAAGGCGGCCTGCTGGTCCTCTCGGTCGATGTCGCCGACGGCATTGAGAAGCTCGCCCTCATCGAACACGAGTCCCCGATCCTACGCTCGGTTCGCGTTGGCGATACGCTGATCGCGATCTCGGCGACACAGGTCAGCTCTCATCAGCTGACGAGTCCCGCTGACTCGATCGATACTATCGATTTGCCGACAGGTGAAGCGGGTCTGGCCGTGCTGACCGAGTTCCTTGCCGAGCAGGAAGCCGCCAACTCTATGCGAGAGATGCCGCAGCGCGTCGCCCGTGAGCGATACGTACCTGCGATGCGGGGGGCGGTGTCACCGAGCCAAGACGTCGCCGCGACGCCGCGGCCCGGTGGCCGTGAAATCTATGCTCCCGCCATGCGACCGCCGGAGCCGTCGATCCGCACGGAAATCCAGAGAGACCCGCTACGGTTGAGCCCTGCGGCGAGCGACGAGGCGCTGCTGCTCTTAGCGAGTGGCGTTGTCTCCGACGCGGACGAGACGCCGTTCAATCCCGCCGTCTGCTTCGAGGCCGGGGTAGAAGAGACTTCCCAGACGACCGAATCCGGCGTGCGCCATTCGTGGCGGCCCAGCGTACGCAGTTAAGCCTTGAGGGCTGCAAAAAGTAACGCCACCGCGCCCAGCGGACGCGGTGGCGTTGTCAGAAGTGACAATCACGATTGCCGCGGCTAGCGTTCGATCGATTGTGACTGGCCACCCGACTTGCTGGCCTCGAAGGCGACCAAGATCAGTTGATCGTTGTTCGCCTTGACGATCCGTCCTCTCGCCGAGATCTGATCGCCCTTGGAGAGCTTCATCGGCAACTCTTCTGGCGAACCAAGATCGACAATCAACTTCTTGCCGTCTTGCGTGTTGACATGGGCGTGTTGACGCTCCGTGCCTCGCACCTCGACGGTCGTCAACGCACGGATATCACCGGTCACCTCACGCAGGTCTTCGGTATTGGGCTGCTGCGGTCTGACCCGTGTGCGCTCGCCGTTGTCGATGATGAGCATCCGGCATAGGACAATCGGTTGACCGCCGCGCGCTTTCACGACGGGGCCACGAACCCGGCACTCGTCGCCCGGTTCGCACGCTTGTTGGCCTTGCTCAGCAGGACCGAGGTCCACCAGCACGTTGCGGCCGGCGTCCGATCGCAGCACCATCAGCTGGCGCTCTTGGCCTCGAACCGTCGCTTTACGCATCGAAGCGACCTTCCCCGAAAAGCTCGGCGACTTGTTCGCCTTCGTCATCTGCGACTCGCTGCTTTGCTGTCGGTCGCGACTGGCCTGATTCGAGCTGGCCTGATTCGAGCTGGCCTGTTGCGAGCTGGCCTGTTGCGAGTTATCTCCCCGCTGGTCCGACCGGCGATCGATCGCAATCGACTCGCCATCGTGCTGGATGCGACTTGCGATGAGAATGGGACGGTCGTTCACTTTGGCCGGCGCCCCTTCGATCGTCACCCGATCGTCTTCGGCGAGGTCGATGTCCAGCTTGCTGGCCGGCCCGAGATCGACGAGCATTTTGCCGCCTTTACTCTTTTCGCCTTTCTTGGCATCCGACCGGTCGGTCTTCACCGTCGCCAGGACGTGCTTGTCGCCGCGGTTCTCGAACTTGCGGGTGCTGACAATCGTCCCCTTCACTTGGGCCCGGTTGCGATTGGGTTTGAAGGTCTCGCCGTCGATCTTTGCCGACTTGGCGACGAGCAGGCGCTTCTCACCGGCCTTCACGACAGGACCGTTTGCTTGGATCTCGGTCCCTTCAGCGATGTCGTGGTCTTTCAGGGCCTTGGCGGGGCCGAGATCGACGGTGCTCTGCTTGCCTTCACCGCCATCGAGGCGGACCAGCAGATGTTCGTTACCACGGACCTTCACCTTCTTGACCTTAGCGACCGTGCCTTGCGTTCGCCGCGCCTTCGCTTGCATCGAACGACCATCGTTGCTGTCGGCGGACTGATCGCCGGCAGAGACATCATTGAAGCTGTAGTAATCGATGTCTTCGTAGATGCCGTCATCGTCCCAGTCACGATAGGTCAGGTACGCGTCATAAAAACCATCATTATCGTAGTCCCGGTACTTCGTGACGTATTCGTACATCCCGTCGGAGTCCCAGTCGCTGTAGTAGGACTGGCCGTCATTCCAGTACCAGTAGTCGTAGAACCAGTCGTCGTTCGCGTAGAGGTCGTCGTAGCCATAGTCCGAGTCGTAGCCGTACTCTTCGTCGTAATGGCCCCCATAATCGAGATCGCCATCGACATCATAATGGTAGCCGTAGTCGTACTCGTAGTCCGTTTCGTCGTCGTTCCATTCACTAGGGTCCGTCCGACGGTAATCGTCGCCGTCGAACCATTCAGTGATGTCGTACCACGGCTCTTCCTCGTAGTACGGCGTGTTGCTGTAGTCGTCCGCGGCGAGCACGGGCATTGCGAGTAGCGGCGCCAGAAGGGCGCCAAGAATCAGTCGCCATCGAGATAAAGTCATCGTTCTCATTCCTTCGGGATTGAGATTCAAAACGGGTACGCCGTCGAGATGCCCACGGGTCCCGACGTCTCGGGCTGGAACAGTGCGGGGCAAGCGGCGCAAGAACCTGACCGGCCTATTGTCGCGGAATGGCCGCAAGGAGCGTGCCAACCGGCAGTCTCAGTTAACGACGCGCTTCCAACAGAACGTAAACGCCATCTCACATGAGGAAGAGCGAGCGGCACTCGGCCCACGGTTGAGCGGACGACACACTCTAAAATCAGTGGGATTCACCGGACGAAGCAAGATTCGACAGTTCGCTTCCTCACCTTATCGAAATTCTCCTGAGCTCGCGTCGCGCTCAAGCAAGCGGACAGCGAAGCGCGGGCGCCGCCGCTGGTGAAGAAATTACCGGATCGGATTCCATGGCCCCATAGCGGATGCTACGTGGTCACCGCCCGCCGGATGCAAGCGCGATGAGCTTCTGCTCGGGACGCTGGCGCCGGAGGTGTGTGCTCCCCGGACCCTGTTGGCAGACCGCCCGCTGGATCCTAAACCGCAAGCGCCGCGACGTCGGCTAGCTCGGCGTCGCCCCAGCCGCAGCCGGCGGTGACGTCGTACGCGGCGAGTTTGTTGAGACCGTCGAGGGCGGCGACCTTGAACGCTTCGGCCATCGTCGGGTAGTTGAACACCGTGTCGCGGAAGTAGTCGAGCGTGCCGCCGAACGCCATCACGGCTTGGCCGATGTGGATGATCTCGGTCGCCGATTCGCCGATCGCATGAACGCCCAGCAGCTGGCGCGTCTCGCGGTGGAAGAGGATCTTGAGCAGGCCGGTCTCGTCGCCGGCGATCTGGCCGCGGGCGATCTCGGAGAACCGCGCGACGCCGACTTCGTAAGGCGCGTGGTCGGCGGTGAGCTGCTGCTCGCTCTTGCCGATCGACGAGATCTCCGGCACGGTGAACAGGCCGTAGGGGATCTCGCCCATGTCGCGGGCCGGGACGCCGAACGCATGGCAGACCGCCTGACGGCCTTGTTCCATCGAGGCGCTAGCGAGGGCGGGGAAGCCGACGATGTCGCCGACGGCGTAGATGTGCGGGACCTCGGTCTGGAAGCCCTCGCCGACGACGATGCGGCCGCGGGTGTCGGGAGCCAGGCCGGCGGCTTCGAGGTTGAGGAACTCGGTGTCGCCCTGGCGGCCGACGCTGAAGAGGACCGTCTCGCCGAGCAGTCGCTTGCCGCTCTCGAGCTCGACCGCCGCCGCATTGAGGCCGACACGCCGCACGTCGGCGACGTTCTCGCCCAAGCGGAACGTCACACCCATCGAGCGCGCGTTGTAGACAAGCGAGTCGACGATTTCACGGTCGCAGAAGTCGAGCAGCCGGTCGCGGCCGTCGATGATCGTGACACGGACGCCGAGTGTCGCCATCATCAGGCCGTACTCGACGCCGATGACGCCGCCGCCGACGACGATCATCGAACGCGGGATGCGGTCGAGATCGAGGAACTCGTCCGAGTCGAAGACCGTGCGGCCATCGAACGGGATGTGCTTGGGCCGCGCCGGCTTGGTGCCGGGGGCGAGCAGCACCTTGTCCGCGGCGAGGTGCACGGGCCCCTCGGGCGTGAGCACCTCAACGGTGTGTGTGTCGGCGAAGCTCGCCTCGCCGACGATGGTCTCGACGCCGTTGCGGTCGAACTGGTCCTGGATGACGTCCCATTCGCGACGCGAGACGTGCTGCAGCTTGTGCCGCAGGTCGTCCATCGTGATCGACTTGCGCGAACGGTACTGTTCGCCGTAGACCTCGCGCTGGCGGAAGCCGGTGAGGTGGAGGATCGCCTCGCGCATCGTCTTGGAGGGGATCGTGCCGGTGTGCAGGCAGACGCCGCCAACGAGTTCTTTCTGCCGCTCGACGATCGCGACACGCTTGCCGAGCTTCGCCGCGCAGATGGCCGCCTTCTGGCCGCCGGGGCCGCTGCCGACTACGACGAGGTCAAAACAGTTCACGGCGGTCGCTCGCTTCATTGCGGGAGGGAAAGGTCCGCGTAAGCGTACGGCAAGCCGAGTGGCGTGCCGGCGACCGGCACGGCGGGTTTGCAGCAAAGGGGCGCCGGCTGTGACGGTTGTGTCGATTCTTAGCGACGGAGCTGTGGGAGGGGTCTCCAGACCCCGATTACGGTATCCATTCCGAAACGGCATGGTGCGCGAAATCGGGGTCTGGAGACCCCTCCCACAATTGAGCCATTTGACCGATTCAGTCGGACAGGAACGCGACGATGTCATCCGCGTCTTCGAGCGTCTCGACCAAAAGGTCGGGCTTCGTCGTGGCGAGTTCTTCGGCGGTGATGTGCCCCGTCGGCACGGCGACGGCGTAGGCGCCGACCGACCGCGCGCAG from Botrimarina mediterranea encodes:
- the sthA gene encoding Si-specific NAD(P)(+) transhydrogenase; this translates as MKRATAVNCFDLVVVGSGPGGQKAAICAAKLGKRVAIVERQKELVGGVCLHTGTIPSKTMREAILHLTGFRQREVYGEQYRSRKSITMDDLRHKLQHVSRREWDVIQDQFDRNGVETIVGEASFADTHTVEVLTPEGPVHLAADKVLLAPGTKPARPKHIPFDGRTVFDSDEFLDLDRIPRSMIVVGGGVIGVEYGLMMATLGVRVTIIDGRDRLLDFCDREIVDSLVYNARSMGVTFRLGENVADVRRVGLNAAAVELESGKRLLGETVLFSVGRQGDTEFLNLEAAGLAPDTRGRIVVGEGFQTEVPHIYAVGDIVGFPALASASMEQGRQAVCHAFGVPARDMGEIPYGLFTVPEISSIGKSEQQLTADHAPYEVGVARFSEIARGQIAGDETGLLKILFHRETRQLLGVHAIGESATEIIHIGQAVMAFGGTLDYFRDTVFNYPTMAEAFKVAALDGLNKLAAYDVTAGCGWGDAELADVAALAV